A genomic segment from Pseudosulfitobacter sp. DSM 107133 encodes:
- the fumC gene encoding class II fumarate hydratase, with amino-acid sequence MSQTRTETDSFGPLEVPSDKYWGAQTQRSIMNFPIGWEKQPVAIVRALGVIKKACAAVNLEFGDLDADLAPAIDQAAQEVIDGKFDDNFPLVVWQTGSGTQSNMNANEVISNRAIEIMGGAMGSKTPVHPNDHCNMGQSSNDTFPTAMHVAIGMVARDTLLPGLRKLHAALAAKSDEFKDIIKIGRTHTQDATPLTLGQEFGGYAHQVAKGIARVEACLPDIYELAQGGTAVGTGLNTRKGFAEKVAAEIAGITGLPFVTAPNKFEALAAHDAMVMFSGALKTVAASLFKIANDMRLLGSGPRSGLGELILPENEPGSSIMPGKVNPTQAEALTMVCAHVMGNDAAVGFAGSQGHFELNVYNPMMSYNVIQSMQLLGDAAGSFTDNMVVGTQANVERIDKLMKESLMLVTALAPTIGYDNATKVAKTAHKNGTTLKEEAIALGFVDAETFDRVVRPEDMIGPK; translated from the coding sequence ATGTCCCAAACCCGCACCGAAACCGACAGCTTCGGCCCTCTTGAAGTCCCTTCGGACAAATATTGGGGCGCGCAGACGCAACGCTCGATCATGAATTTTCCCATCGGCTGGGAAAAACAGCCCGTCGCCATCGTGCGCGCGCTGGGCGTGATCAAGAAAGCCTGCGCGGCGGTGAATCTGGAATTCGGAGATCTGGATGCAGATCTGGCACCGGCCATCGACCAGGCGGCGCAGGAAGTGATCGACGGCAAGTTCGACGACAACTTTCCGTTGGTCGTCTGGCAGACCGGGTCAGGCACGCAATCGAACATGAATGCGAACGAGGTCATCTCGAACCGCGCGATCGAGATCATGGGCGGCGCGATGGGGTCAAAGACCCCAGTTCACCCCAACGATCACTGCAACATGGGCCAGTCGTCGAACGACACGTTCCCCACCGCGATGCATGTGGCCATCGGCATGGTCGCGCGTGACACGCTGCTGCCGGGCCTGCGCAAGCTGCACGCCGCCCTTGCCGCCAAGTCGGACGAATTCAAGGACATCATCAAGATCGGCCGCACCCACACGCAGGATGCAACACCGCTGACGCTGGGCCAGGAATTCGGCGGCTATGCGCATCAGGTCGCCAAGGGCATCGCGCGCGTCGAGGCCTGTCTGCCGGACATCTACGAACTGGCCCAGGGCGGCACAGCCGTCGGCACCGGCCTGAACACCCGCAAGGGCTTTGCCGAGAAGGTCGCGGCAGAAATCGCTGGGATCACCGGACTGCCCTTTGTCACCGCGCCCAACAAGTTCGAGGCACTGGCCGCCCATGACGCGATGGTCATGTTCTCGGGTGCGCTGAAAACCGTTGCCGCTTCGCTGTTCAAGATCGCCAACGACATGCGCCTGCTGGGCTCGGGTCCGCGTTCGGGACTGGGCGAGCTGATCCTGCCCGAAAACGAGCCTGGGTCGTCGATCATGCCCGGCAAGGTGAACCCGACGCAGGCCGAGGCGCTGACGATGGTCTGCGCGCATGTAATGGGCAATGACGCCGCCGTCGGCTTTGCCGGCAGCCAAGGTCATTTCGAGCTGAACGTTTATAACCCGATGATGAGCTATAACGTGATCCAGTCCATGCAATTGCTGGGCGACGCGGCGGGCAGCTTTACCGACAACATGGTCGTCGGCACCCAAGCCAATGTCGAGCGGATCGACAAGCTGATGAAGGAGTCGCTGATGCTGGTCACGGCGCTCGCCCCCACCATCGGCTATGACAACGCCACCAAGGTCGCCAAGACCGCGCACAAGAACGGCACGACGCTGAAAGAAGAGGCGATTGCGCTGGGCTTTGTCGACGCGGAAACCTTTGACCGTGTGGTGCGCCCCGAAGACATGATCGGGCCGAAGTAA